One stretch of Natronobacterium gregoryi SP2 DNA includes these proteins:
- a CDS encoding SLC13 family permease yields the protein MDRISRACQRIIWNAWTALWRSSVRTKAYLTLDGAKIAADITDGELRADVSDDPAVGHRLADGSRDPVDERRDSSGDSRDVAAHLGDSGDPGDGGDDGSPFDVGGSYGLRQRVSLLLGPFLFALIYFSPAPAGLPPEGKAVAAVTAWVAIWWVGEAIPIPATSLLPIVLFPLTGALPVAETTPSYASPLIFLFMGGFFLAMAMQRWGLHRRIALRTITFVGSSPARLILGFMIATAFLSMWVSNSATVMMMVPIALAVIYQTADLVDETDLDIATAEGEFSFGIALMLCIAYGASVGGVGTLIGTPPNILFAGQAGELFGETIGFAEWMLYGVPISVVGLVTVYVYVTQVAMRPQFSKLPVEGETIERQLTDLGPMSSQERLVLVVFVGMAASWIGASLLDQAGVVPVPDDVDSIVAIAGALVLFTLPTKTDDGDHTFVLDWTNAVEIPWGVILLFGGGLAIAAGFGETGLAVWIGEQLSALEGVSMVVILLSVVAMTIFLTEITSNTATTAMLMPILAGVAVGIGVHPYGLMIAAATAASFAFMLPVATPPNAIVFGSGYITIPQMARVGFGLNLLGVVLITIVAVLWLPFAWGIDVTTLPAEFLEAWGS from the coding sequence ATGGATCGCATATCCCGGGCGTGTCAACGCATCATTTGGAACGCTTGGACAGCTCTCTGGCGCTCGAGCGTCCGAACGAAGGCGTATCTCACTCTCGACGGAGCGAAAATCGCCGCCGACATCACGGACGGGGAGCTCCGCGCCGACGTGTCGGACGACCCAGCGGTAGGCCACCGGCTTGCCGATGGTTCACGCGACCCTGTCGACGAGCGACGCGACTCGAGTGGCGACTCACGGGATGTCGCCGCCCATCTGGGGGACTCGGGCGACCCAGGGGATGGGGGCGACGACGGGTCCCCGTTCGACGTGGGTGGCAGCTATGGCCTGCGCCAGCGGGTCAGTCTCCTGCTTGGCCCTTTCCTGTTCGCACTGATCTACTTCTCGCCGGCACCGGCAGGGCTCCCACCGGAGGGGAAGGCAGTTGCCGCCGTCACCGCTTGGGTCGCCATCTGGTGGGTTGGTGAGGCGATCCCGATCCCGGCGACGTCGCTGCTGCCGATCGTGCTCTTCCCGCTGACCGGTGCCTTGCCGGTCGCCGAGACGACACCGTCGTATGCCAGCCCGCTAATTTTCCTTTTTATGGGTGGGTTCTTCCTCGCGATGGCGATGCAGCGGTGGGGACTCCACCGCCGGATCGCCCTCCGTACGATCACGTTCGTCGGGAGCTCGCCTGCCCGACTCATTCTCGGTTTCATGATCGCGACGGCGTTTCTCTCGATGTGGGTCTCGAACAGCGCGACCGTGATGATGATGGTCCCTATCGCGCTGGCGGTGATCTATCAGACCGCCGATCTGGTCGACGAGACCGACCTCGATATCGCCACCGCCGAGGGTGAGTTCTCTTTCGGCATCGCCCTGATGCTCTGTATCGCCTACGGTGCGTCAGTTGGCGGCGTCGGCACACTCATCGGTACGCCGCCGAATATTCTCTTTGCGGGCCAGGCCGGCGAGTTGTTCGGAGAGACGATCGGCTTTGCCGAGTGGATGCTCTACGGCGTGCCGATCTCCGTCGTCGGGCTCGTAACTGTCTACGTCTACGTCACGCAGGTGGCGATGCGTCCGCAGTTCTCCAAGCTACCGGTCGAGGGTGAGACGATCGAGCGCCAACTCACCGATCTCGGTCCGATGTCAAGCCAGGAGCGACTGGTGCTCGTCGTCTTCGTCGGGATGGCCGCAAGTTGGATCGGCGCGAGCCTGCTCGATCAGGCCGGGGTGGTTCCAGTGCCCGACGACGTCGACTCGATCGTCGCAATCGCGGGCGCACTCGTTCTCTTTACCCTGCCGACGAAAACCGACGACGGCGACCACACGTTTGTCCTCGACTGGACGAACGCGGTCGAAATCCCCTGGGGCGTGATCCTGCTTTTCGGCGGCGGACTCGCGATCGCCGCCGGCTTCGGAGAGACCGGTCTCGCGGTCTGGATCGGCGAGCAACTAAGTGCCCTCGAGGGAGTCTCGATGGTGGTTATCCTGCTCTCTGTAGTCGCAATGACTATTTTTCTCACCGAGATCACCTCGAACACGGCGACGACCGCGATGCTGATGCCGATCCTCGCTGGCGTCGCGGTCGGTATCGGCGTCCACCCGTACGGGTTGATGATCGCCGCGGCGACGGCGGCTTCTTTTGCGTTCATGCTCCCGGTCGCGACGCCACCGAACGCGATTGTCTTCGGCAGCGGCTACATCACCATTCCCCAGATGGCCCGCGTTGGCTTCGGCCTCAACCTCCTTGGAGTCGTCCTGATCACGATCGTGGCGGTGCTGTGGCTCCCTTTCGCCTGGGGAATCGACGTGACGACGCTGCCAGCAGAATTCCTCGAGGCCTGGGGATCGTGA
- a CDS encoding universal stress protein, producing the protein MYRVLLAADEKESRVRTQAEAVVQRAADDHVVDVLYVHEEVTLPDAEWAVGGFFETYAEEMADAIREVDRLPASVEIAIEVLEDAGVEYAVHETVGTPAEAIVETVAEFDSDEVVLGVSKHTPVGKVLFGSVAQAVILDSDRPVTVVPNEPE; encoded by the coding sequence ATGTATCGGGTGTTGCTCGCCGCCGACGAGAAAGAGTCGCGGGTTCGCACACAGGCCGAGGCGGTCGTTCAGAGGGCAGCTGATGACCACGTTGTCGACGTCCTCTACGTTCACGAGGAAGTGACGCTGCCCGACGCTGAGTGGGCGGTCGGTGGCTTCTTCGAGACGTACGCCGAAGAGATGGCCGACGCAATCAGGGAGGTCGACCGGCTACCGGCGTCGGTCGAAATCGCCATCGAGGTCCTCGAGGATGCCGGGGTCGAGTATGCGGTCCACGAGACTGTCGGGACGCCCGCCGAGGCGATCGTCGAGACCGTCGCGGAGTTCGATAGCGACGAGGTCGTCCTCGGCGTCTCGAAACACACTCCGGTCGGGAAGGTGCTGTTCGGCAGTGTTGCCCAGGCAGTGATCCTCGACAGTGACCGGCCGGTGACGGTTGTTCCCAACGAACCAGAGTAA
- a CDS encoding UbiA family prenyltransferase produces the protein MALSRRGRGGRATAGAFWSQVHPVFMLPPLAASLFGAILARDVVLLVATIHVLAMFAAVYTAHVKDGYVDFYVRGEDDGHPLTERGCRVALVASTAVFAGCCLVLYVLVDAVAVALTVPTWLVAYHHAPQLDTNPVTATTGYPLGIALSLLGGFYVQAGTLTAVAVGFALVFLVLLSGIKVIDDAQDYDYDRSIEKRTVAVAVGPGRAYDVAYGLMATALLVVVAFAVARVFPPSVVLAVLAFAAVAVIARRADPTIATMLLIRGSYVFLAVLVASVWFEPLARVW, from the coding sequence ATGGCTCTCTCGCGACGCGGGAGGGGTGGCCGGGCGACTGCAGGTGCGTTCTGGTCGCAGGTTCACCCCGTCTTCATGCTCCCGCCGCTCGCTGCGTCCCTGTTCGGCGCGATCCTCGCTCGAGATGTCGTCCTACTGGTCGCGACGATCCACGTCCTCGCGATGTTCGCGGCAGTCTACACGGCCCACGTCAAGGACGGCTACGTCGACTTCTATGTCCGTGGCGAAGACGACGGTCACCCGTTGACCGAACGTGGTTGTCGCGTCGCACTCGTCGCGTCGACGGCCGTCTTTGCGGGCTGTTGTCTCGTTCTCTACGTGCTGGTCGACGCCGTCGCAGTCGCGCTTACGGTCCCGACCTGGCTCGTCGCCTACCACCACGCGCCACAACTCGATACAAACCCCGTGACGGCGACGACGGGCTACCCGCTCGGGATCGCCCTCTCGCTTCTCGGCGGCTTCTACGTCCAGGCGGGAACGCTCACGGCCGTCGCCGTCGGCTTTGCCCTCGTCTTCCTCGTCTTGCTGTCGGGGATCAAGGTGATCGACGACGCCCAGGACTACGACTACGATCGCTCGATCGAGAAACGAACCGTCGCGGTCGCCGTCGGACCGGGTCGAGCATACGACGTTGCATACGGGCTGATGGCGACGGCGCTTCTCGTCGTGGTCGCGTTCGCGGTCGCTCGAGTGTTCCCACCGAGCGTCGTTTTGGCAGTGCTGGCGTTCGCTGCGGTTGCCGTGATCGCACGCCGGGCCGATCCGACTATTGCGACCATGCTGTTGATCCGGGGCTCGTACGTCTTCCTGGCGGTGCTGGTCGCGTCGGTGTGGTTCGAACCGCTCGCTCGCGTCTGGTGA